Proteins encoded in a region of the Ralstonia pseudosolanacearum genome:
- a CDS encoding lytic transglycosylase domain-containing protein, giving the protein MRRAAIGLVWLGAATCALANPATYRSGGTQFIVGGMGGDIVRAQPAARLAPQRLGNARVTHPAAAGRAAPCGGLTSASMDALRQAARAEGVDERLLLAVAQTESRFNPLAKSPAGAIGLMQLMPTTARQYDRSGTANLWDAGTNARIGARHLRYLLDRYGGNLALTAAAYNAGEGAVQRYGRAVPPFAETQQYVPLVVGRYLDYLGPASDSAGCRAR; this is encoded by the coding sequence ATGCGGCGGGCGGCGATCGGGCTGGTGTGGCTGGGGGCCGCGACGTGCGCGCTGGCCAACCCTGCGACGTATCGCTCGGGCGGTACGCAGTTCATCGTGGGCGGCATGGGCGGCGACATTGTGCGCGCGCAGCCGGCCGCGCGGCTTGCACCTCAGAGGCTGGGCAACGCACGCGTCACCCATCCGGCAGCGGCCGGGCGAGCGGCGCCGTGCGGCGGGCTGACGTCGGCATCGATGGACGCCCTGCGCCAGGCCGCTCGCGCGGAGGGCGTGGATGAGCGGCTGCTATTGGCCGTGGCGCAGACCGAATCGCGCTTCAACCCGCTGGCGAAATCTCCCGCGGGGGCGATCGGCCTGATGCAACTGATGCCGACCACCGCACGCCAGTACGACCGCAGCGGTACGGCCAATCTGTGGGACGCCGGCACCAACGCCCGCATCGGGGCGCGGCACCTGCGCTATCTGCTGGATCGGTATGGTGGAAACCTGGCGCTCACCGCTGCCGCGTACAACGCAGGCGAAGGCGCCGTGCAACGCTACGGCCGCGCCGTCCCGCCGTTTGCCGAGACGCAGCAGTATGTGCCGCTGGTGGTGGGGCGGTATCTGGACTATCTGGGGCCGGCCAGCGACTCGGCGGGTTGCCGGGCACGCTGA
- a CDS encoding pilus assembly protein, giving the protein MHQLKLKRKPLGQGMTEYIIIVALIAIAAVGVYNLFGKTVRNQMAGVANGLAGKDSTAKTAITNAGTAANNASSDANNQRGLDSFADSTGKK; this is encoded by the coding sequence ATGCATCAACTCAAACTCAAGCGTAAGCCGCTCGGCCAAGGCATGACCGAGTACATCATCATCGTCGCGCTGATCGCCATCGCGGCAGTCGGCGTGTACAACCTGTTCGGCAAGACCGTCCGCAACCAGATGGCGGGTGTGGCCAACGGCCTGGCCGGCAAGGACAGCACCGCCAAGACCGCCATTACCAACGCCGGTACGGCCGCCAACAACGCCAGCAGCGACGCCAACAACCAGCGTGGCCTGGACTCGTTCGCCGACAGCACCGGCAAGAAGTAA
- a CDS encoding OmpA family protein encodes MAAVLALTACKPKAHQAPPAKDAQVSGVQAPAAAPAAASVPAVVQPRGTDVTSLAAGAFVTNFDDSERGWIGVLNGVIKPFTSGFLTAMDGKEQSSHLDILMARPAVIESFGYQGDPAPIYLPKRIEIAVSDTAEGEHFRPVKTIVPDTPTATPASGIRDEVPVKLDAPVHARRLRITYFGNHDDGAVANNHGLAQFHAYGHFDGPAPQRDISGVYSFPQGAITPGQSDYLILRQRGNSIEGCTLDAATGGGPGGLVVKAVTGWLVGGLEDGVFRFVRTEAGQSEGAPGAIVVGPERENKTLAYAALLKPGEFKDELGQKTDRGMIPCEVTGKPPVDPIDQELTQHGRMALYGINFDFDSAKLRGTSAPVLDKVGAWLKAHPDAKLEIEGHTDDSGTAAHNQTLSQGRADAAKAYLVGTGIAADRLTTAAFGATKPLAQNDSETHRAQNRRVEIVKR; translated from the coding sequence GTGGCTGCCGTGCTGGCGCTGACAGCATGCAAGCCGAAGGCGCATCAGGCACCGCCTGCAAAGGATGCGCAAGTGTCCGGTGTTCAGGCGCCCGCCGCAGCGCCGGCAGCCGCCTCCGTACCCGCAGTCGTGCAGCCGCGCGGCACGGACGTGACCAGCTTGGCGGCCGGCGCGTTCGTGACCAACTTCGACGACAGCGAGCGCGGTTGGATCGGCGTGCTCAACGGCGTGATCAAGCCGTTCACCTCCGGCTTTCTCACGGCCATGGACGGCAAGGAGCAGTCCAGCCATCTCGACATCCTGATGGCACGCCCGGCGGTCATTGAATCATTCGGCTATCAGGGCGATCCTGCGCCCATCTATCTGCCGAAGCGCATCGAGATTGCGGTGTCCGACACGGCCGAAGGCGAACATTTTCGCCCCGTGAAAACCATCGTGCCGGATACGCCGACGGCGACGCCGGCTTCGGGTATCCGCGATGAAGTGCCCGTCAAGCTGGACGCCCCCGTGCATGCGCGCCGCCTGCGCATCACCTACTTTGGCAACCATGACGATGGCGCGGTCGCCAACAACCATGGACTGGCGCAATTCCATGCCTATGGTCACTTCGATGGCCCGGCGCCGCAACGCGACATCAGCGGGGTCTACAGCTTTCCGCAAGGGGCCATCACCCCGGGGCAGAGCGACTACCTGATTCTGCGCCAGCGCGGCAACAGCATAGAAGGCTGCACGTTGGACGCAGCGACGGGCGGAGGCCCTGGCGGCTTGGTCGTCAAGGCCGTGACCGGCTGGCTGGTAGGCGGCCTGGAGGATGGCGTGTTTCGCTTCGTTCGAACCGAGGCCGGGCAGTCGGAAGGCGCGCCAGGAGCCATCGTCGTTGGGCCGGAGCGCGAGAACAAAACGCTCGCCTACGCGGCACTGCTCAAGCCGGGTGAGTTCAAGGACGAGCTTGGTCAGAAGACCGATCGTGGGATGATTCCGTGCGAAGTCACTGGCAAACCGCCAGTCGACCCGATCGATCAGGAACTCACGCAGCACGGCCGCATGGCGCTGTACGGCATCAACTTCGACTTCGATTCAGCCAAGCTGCGCGGCACCTCCGCACCGGTGCTCGACAAGGTGGGCGCATGGCTCAAGGCGCATCCGGACGCCAAGCTGGAGATCGAAGGCCACACCGACGATAGCGGCACCGCAGCGCATAACCAGACGCTGTCGCAAGGACGCGCCGATGCGGCCAAGGCCTATCTGGTGGGCACAGGCATTGCGGCGGATCGACTGACCACCGCGGCGTTCGGCGCGACTAAACCGCTGGCGCAGAATGACTCCGAAACCCACCGCGCGCAGAATCGGCGGGTGGAGATCGTCAAGCGCTGA
- the otnI gene encoding 2-oxo-tetronate isomerase, protein MPRFAANLTMMYPEHAFLDRFTAAARDGFEGVEFLFPYDYDKTELRTRLDDNGLAQALFNAPPGDWAGGERGIASLPGREDEFKRSIATALDYAQALGNTRVHVVAGLIGPHDDRARHHATYVQNLAHAAREAASAGITIVLEPINTRDMPGFFLTHQAQAHAVCREVGAPNLKVQFDLYHAQIMEGDLSVKLREYIDGIGHVQIAGVPDRHEPDEGELNYPHLFALMDALGYRGWVGCEYRPRAGTSEGLGWLRRWRERHG, encoded by the coding sequence ATGCCACGCTTTGCCGCCAACCTGACGATGATGTACCCGGAACATGCGTTCCTCGACCGCTTCACCGCCGCCGCGCGCGATGGGTTCGAAGGCGTGGAATTCCTGTTCCCTTACGACTACGACAAGACCGAACTGCGGACGCGGCTGGACGACAACGGCCTCGCACAGGCGCTGTTCAACGCACCGCCGGGCGACTGGGCGGGCGGCGAGCGCGGCATCGCCTCGCTGCCCGGCCGCGAAGACGAATTCAAACGCAGCATCGCCACCGCGCTCGACTACGCACAGGCGCTCGGCAATACGCGCGTGCACGTCGTGGCCGGCCTGATCGGCCCACACGACGATCGCGCCCGCCACCACGCCACCTACGTGCAGAACCTCGCCCACGCGGCACGCGAGGCGGCCAGCGCCGGCATCACCATCGTGCTGGAGCCGATCAACACGCGCGACATGCCGGGCTTCTTCCTCACGCACCAGGCCCAGGCGCACGCGGTCTGCCGCGAAGTCGGCGCGCCCAACCTGAAGGTGCAGTTCGACCTGTATCACGCGCAGATCATGGAGGGCGACCTGTCGGTCAAGCTGCGCGAGTACATCGACGGCATCGGCCACGTGCAGATCGCGGGCGTCCCCGACCGCCACGAGCCGGACGAGGGCGAGCTGAACTATCCGCACCTCTTCGCGCTGATGGATGCGCTCGGCTACCGCGGCTGGGTCGGCTGCGAATACCGGCCGCGCGCCGGCACCAGCGAGGGGCTGGGATGGCTCAGGCGCTGGCGCGAGCGTCACGGCTAA
- a CDS encoding response regulator codes for MNTPVKLLLVDDHPLVRDGVRVRLEAVPHFAVVGEAGEAAGALEAARTLSPDLVLMDIGMRGMNGIALTEQFGERFPEIAVLVLSMHDNLEYVRQVMRAGARGYVLKDAPASELVEAIDAVLAGRPFYSAQLAMRMAEQAVATTPAEALTPRERDILDGVAQGWSNKRIADELGLSVRTVESHRLSLKRKLGIEGQAELVKFAVEAGKER; via the coding sequence ATGAACACGCCCGTCAAACTTCTGCTGGTCGACGATCACCCGCTGGTGCGCGATGGCGTACGCGTACGGCTCGAGGCCGTGCCGCATTTCGCCGTGGTGGGCGAGGCGGGCGAGGCCGCCGGCGCACTGGAGGCCGCCCGCACCCTGTCGCCCGACCTCGTGCTGATGGACATCGGCATGCGCGGCATGAACGGCATCGCGCTGACCGAGCAATTCGGCGAGCGCTTTCCCGAGATCGCCGTGCTGGTGCTGTCGATGCACGACAACCTGGAATACGTGCGGCAGGTCATGCGTGCCGGCGCGCGCGGCTATGTGCTGAAGGACGCGCCCGCCAGCGAGCTGGTCGAGGCGATCGACGCGGTACTCGCCGGACGTCCGTTCTACAGCGCCCAGCTGGCGATGCGCATGGCCGAGCAGGCCGTGGCCACCACGCCGGCGGAGGCGCTCACGCCGCGCGAGCGCGACATCCTCGACGGCGTCGCGCAGGGGTGGTCGAACAAGCGCATCGCCGATGAGCTCGGCCTGTCGGTGCGCACCGTCGAATCGCACCGCCTGAGCCTCAAGCGCAAGCTGGGCATCGAAGGGCAGGCCGAGCTGGTGAAGTTCGCGGTGGAAGCGGGCAAGGAGCGCTGA
- a CDS encoding DUF3617 domain-containing protein: MKPWLSGAVLASLALCAHAQEVKPGLWEGKASYTANGQPVVIQDERGRPQSTFVSQRCLAGKDAGDVRAMMERNLLKDMPGCRLSRWDYALGTLKVTVSCDDSARGGAGTLEGSGPLSADRYDISGAGRGQNPQFGPMQLGFRYQGRYVGACKS, encoded by the coding sequence ATGAAACCGTGGCTGAGCGGCGCTGTGCTGGCGAGTCTGGCCCTCTGCGCGCATGCGCAGGAAGTGAAGCCCGGGCTGTGGGAAGGCAAGGCCAGCTACACCGCCAACGGCCAGCCGGTCGTGATCCAGGACGAGCGTGGTCGACCGCAGTCCACCTTTGTCTCCCAGCGTTGCCTGGCAGGCAAGGATGCCGGCGACGTCCGGGCGATGATGGAGCGCAACCTGCTCAAGGACATGCCCGGCTGCCGCCTGAGCCGCTGGGATTACGCGCTGGGCACGCTCAAGGTCACGGTGTCGTGCGATGACAGCGCGCGCGGCGGTGCGGGCACGCTGGAAGGCAGCGGCCCGCTCAGCGCCGACCGTTACGACATCTCGGGCGCGGGACGCGGCCAGAATCCGCAGTTCGGCCCTATGCAGCTCGGCTTCCGCTACCAGGGCCGCTACGTGGGCGCGTGCAAGTCCTGA
- a CDS encoding tetratricopeptide repeat protein, giving the protein MTCAAPVIGQTAPKLEVTFNASLEQMKRAEADYDANRWQQALDQYEQLVRAHPKNPFLLFRYGNAASRLGLYENAAQAYQTALVHDPNYVEAAFNLGLVRLLQSDAAFAHATDHAGNSPRFAEDARRMRALSQRMIRITSASDGAASSQSAQPQPQGSGE; this is encoded by the coding sequence GTGACATGTGCTGCACCCGTTATCGGCCAGACCGCGCCCAAACTTGAGGTCACGTTCAACGCGAGCCTCGAGCAGATGAAGCGCGCCGAGGCCGACTACGACGCCAACCGCTGGCAGCAGGCGCTCGACCAGTACGAACAGCTGGTGCGCGCTCATCCGAAGAACCCGTTCCTGCTGTTCCGCTACGGCAATGCCGCGAGCCGCCTGGGTCTGTATGAGAACGCTGCGCAGGCTTACCAGACCGCACTGGTGCACGACCCGAACTACGTCGAGGCCGCTTTCAACCTGGGCCTCGTGCGCCTGCTGCAATCCGATGCCGCCTTCGCTCACGCGACCGACCACGCCGGCAACAGCCCCCGGTTTGCCGAAGACGCCCGCCGCATGCGCGCGCTCTCGCAGCGCATGATCCGTATCACCAGTGCCAGCGATGGGGCGGCCAGCAGCCAGTCGGCGCAACCCCAACCGCAAGGAAGCGGAGAATGA
- a CDS encoding TadE/TadG family type IV pilus assembly protein has protein sequence MTPRRSPRTFKRRLRGATLAEFVVVGPLAFLLILAIVQLGFMFMARSTLNQATFMAAREGALRNADPAVIRSALVKGLIPFYQDTTQGNDLMRLSTAWLAAQGDLLVPTRLKIDILNPTPGSFKDWGVSDPSNGNRRYIPNDNLQFRPVSVGTHSKQTLMDANLLRIRVTYAYELKVPLISYVYKRVMCGGLGDGVNAFGDDTTLLDAAGPISNCIYYQQGRTPIVAYATVRMQTPAIEQ, from the coding sequence ATGACGCCCCGCCGCAGCCCCCGCACGTTCAAGCGGCGCTTGCGCGGCGCCACGCTGGCCGAGTTCGTGGTCGTCGGTCCACTGGCCTTCCTGCTGATCCTGGCGATCGTGCAGCTCGGCTTCATGTTCATGGCGCGCTCGACGCTCAACCAGGCGACCTTCATGGCCGCACGCGAGGGCGCGCTGCGTAACGCTGATCCGGCCGTGATCCGCTCGGCGCTGGTCAAGGGCCTGATTCCGTTCTACCAGGACACCACGCAGGGCAACGATCTGATGCGGCTGTCAACCGCGTGGCTGGCGGCACAGGGCGATCTGCTGGTGCCGACTCGGCTCAAGATCGACATCCTGAATCCCACACCCGGCTCGTTCAAGGACTGGGGCGTGAGCGATCCGTCCAATGGCAACCGGCGCTACATCCCGAATGACAACCTGCAATTCCGGCCGGTGTCCGTCGGCACGCATTCGAAGCAGACGTTGATGGATGCCAACTTGCTGCGTATCCGCGTGACGTATGCGTATGAGCTGAAAGTGCCGCTCATCTCGTACGTCTACAAGCGCGTGATGTGCGGCGGCTTGGGCGATGGCGTCAACGCATTCGGCGACGATACGACGCTGCTCGATGCAGCGGGGCCGATCTCCAACTGCATCTACTACCAGCAGGGCCGCACACCCATCGTGGCGTATGCCACCGTGCGGATGCAGACCCCGGCCATTGAACAGTAA